A genomic segment from Carassius auratus strain Wakin chromosome 25, ASM336829v1, whole genome shotgun sequence encodes:
- the c25h11orf24 gene encoding uncharacterized protein C11orf24 homolog: MVSATHVIMTVHPVLVLLPILGLLVLPCAPLQLVNGLRIVANGTAENPGKCDPNNCPKDEVCPKAIVNTTQSVCFLISCLKDTQNCSFGNDTNFNNLLMELCVISNDSFHGGKNLMNNSALPNQSAGHSSSPNITQPLPTQPNVSISRTSTSTDPTTLHPNSTTIATTNLQTTPTEKATTTDTVPKPATTIPTTPAVTSTNTTTPNPTTTSPKPFTKTTSSTTTVAQTIIPKLSTSTSHSGTNMSASISPSVPTTPSITPTTKPNQTSAASSDENKPSQTSLSPSVVVSALPKDIPKGDKAMIEVAGDPLTSHLLNTSSLLAVLLFGLLFLVVTVAMFLKQAYESYKRKDYTQVDYLINGMYSDSGV; this comes from the exons ATGGTCTCAGCCACTCATGTGATCATGACTGTCCATCCCGTCCTGGTTCTGCTGCCCATTCTGGGTCTCCTTGTGCTTCCGTGTGCACCCTTGCAATTGGTAAATGGCCTCAGGATAGTGGCTAATGGGACTGCGGAAAACCCAGGGAAATGTGACCCAAACAATT GTCCTAAAGATGAAGTTTGTCCGAAGGCTATTGTTAATACAACACAATCTGTGTGTTTTCTGATCAGCTGCCTGAAAGATACCCAGAATTGTTCTTTTGGAAATGACACTAATTTCAACAACCTGTTAATGGAACTTTGTGTGATCTCAAATG ACTCTTTCCATGGGGGCAAAAATCTGATGAATAATTCTGCGCTTCCCAATCAGTCTGCTGGCCACAGCTCTTCACCAAATATAACGCAGCCTTTGCCAACTCAACCTAACGTCTCGATCTCCAGGACTTCCACTAGCACAGATCCGACCACTTTACATCCCAACTCTACGACTATAGCGACCACCAACCTACAGACAACTCCAACAGAGAAAGCCACCACAACTGATACAGTGCCAAAACCAGCCACAACCATTCCGACAACACCAGCCGTGACATCCACCAACACAACTACACCTAATCCAACCACAACCAGCCCTAAACCCTTTACAAAAACTACCAGCTCAACCACAACTGTTGCACAAACCATAATTCCAAAACTGTCTACTTCAACATCACATTCAGGGACCAACATGTCTGCCAGCATCTCGCCATCAGTGCCTACAACACCTTCAATCACTCCTACCACAAAACCTAACCAAACTTCTGCAGCATCATCCGATGAGAACAAGCCATCACAAACCTCATTGAGCCCCTCAGTAGTGGTGTCTGCACTGCCTAAGGACATTCCCAAAGGGGACAAAGCCATGATTGAGGTGGCCGGAGACCCTTTGACCAGCCACCTGTTGAACACAAGCTCCTTGTTGGCCGTTCTTCTGTTTGGCCTCCTCTTCCTCGTGGTCACGGTGGCGATGTTTCTCAAACAAGCATACGAGAGTTACAAGCGGAAGGACTACACTCAGGTCGACTATCTCATCAATGGAATGTACTCCGATTCGGGGGTCTGA